The following proteins are encoded in a genomic region of Desulfosporosinus youngiae DSM 17734:
- a CDS encoding N-acetylmuramoyl-L-alanine amidase has product MAKLKSRLIGIVLVGFGFLVAFQSPVQATPLSLDTQRIYGMRQIDTAINVSIEGWRKAETVILANCDNFPDALVAAPLSHQLDAPILLTPVGGVDEKVMQEIKRLGAENVILLGGTAALSQKVEEDILKAGLDQPERIYGYDQFETAQKVAERVGSKGQVILASGEQFPDALSISAYAGATETPILLTMSHTMPSATKQAINDFQKEGDLHTIVVGGEAVVSSKILDLLQSVERIFGNDRYDTAAEIYEFARDALPSQTTYMVTGENFPDALAAGGLAAKKRAGIVLTQRDILPGAIYSVLSTPAESPLRVVIIGGAAVITDKVRGMLDGTVQPPYLLANLTIVVDPGHGGPDPGAKGVSGRYEKSNTLPVGIDLASLLRSAGARVILTRSTDVSPAEGTYSERADLEARTKIANDTKADLFISIHNDSFSNPETSGTTTYYSSQNPVGAQSKTLAASVQSELVQALGLPSRGVKDAAFYVIKNTEMPAVLVELGFLSNPTEEALLTSPEFQKKAAQGIYRGILSFAGY; this is encoded by the coding sequence GTGGCAAAGTTAAAATCGAGACTTATAGGGATAGTGTTAGTAGGCTTCGGATTTTTGGTGGCTTTTCAGAGTCCGGTCCAAGCCACTCCATTATCCTTAGACACACAAAGAATTTATGGGATGCGTCAGATTGATACCGCGATCAACGTCTCTATAGAAGGCTGGAGAAAGGCAGAGACCGTCATACTCGCTAACTGCGACAATTTTCCGGATGCTTTAGTAGCGGCACCGCTTTCCCATCAGCTGGATGCACCGATTCTCCTGACCCCGGTCGGCGGAGTTGACGAGAAGGTTATGCAAGAAATCAAACGTCTGGGGGCGGAGAACGTCATCCTTCTCGGAGGAACAGCCGCTTTAAGCCAAAAGGTTGAGGAGGACATCTTAAAGGCCGGATTAGACCAACCGGAACGAATTTATGGGTATGATCAATTTGAAACAGCCCAAAAGGTCGCCGAACGCGTAGGGTCAAAGGGCCAAGTCATCTTAGCCAGCGGAGAACAGTTCCCTGATGCGCTCTCTATTTCAGCCTACGCAGGGGCGACCGAGACTCCGATTCTTTTGACAATGTCACATACGATGCCCAGCGCAACTAAACAAGCAATCAATGATTTTCAGAAAGAAGGGGATTTGCATACGATTGTTGTCGGCGGGGAAGCCGTGGTATCCTCTAAGATCTTAGACCTTCTGCAGAGCGTGGAGCGAATATTCGGAAACGACCGCTATGATACAGCCGCCGAAATCTATGAGTTTGCCCGGGATGCGCTGCCTTCCCAAACAACGTATATGGTAACAGGTGAAAATTTTCCCGACGCTCTCGCGGCAGGAGGTCTGGCCGCTAAAAAGCGGGCAGGCATCGTTCTGACCCAAAGAGATATCTTGCCGGGTGCCATTTATTCCGTCTTATCCACGCCGGCGGAAAGCCCTCTCCGTGTTGTGATTATCGGAGGAGCGGCTGTAATCACAGATAAAGTCAGAGGTATGTTAGATGGAACTGTGCAGCCCCCCTACCTTTTGGCAAATCTGACGATTGTCGTAGACCCAGGGCACGGCGGGCCTGATCCAGGCGCAAAAGGTGTGTCCGGGAGGTATGAGAAAAGTAATACCCTTCCGGTGGGGATCGATCTGGCAAGTTTGCTGCGTTCTGCGGGAGCACGGGTTATCTTGACCCGCAGCACAGACGTTTCACCGGCTGAGGGAACCTATTCAGAACGGGCAGACCTTGAAGCAAGGACTAAAATAGCCAACGACACAAAGGCAGACCTTTTTATCAGTATCCACAATGATTCTTTCAGTAATCCTGAAACCTCGGGGACGACAACTTATTATAGTTCACAGAACCCGGTGGGTGCGCAATCCAAGACCTTAGCGGCGAGCGTTCAGAGTGAGCTGGTTCAAGCGCTCGGCTTACCCAGCCGGGGAGTCAAGGATGCTGCGTTCTATGTAATCAAGAATACAGAAATGCCTGCGGTCCTTGTGGAACTTGGTTTTCTTTCTAACCCAACCGAAGAGGCTCTTTTAACCTCACCGGAGTTTCAAAAAAAAGCTGCCCAGGGAATATATCGAGGGATTCTAAGCTTCGCAGGGTATTAG
- a CDS encoding S8 family serine peptidase, with product MLHNLSNKHMNGFRSTSDVRKGVKKMFMRRFYRSKLTLLSLGIVGLMLLNLGAAPIHAMSEHPKASQGITGQSPSDPHQVVISLAPGANLEQAAKDVSAKIIRRGPLNFATLEVTETSNLQDVIEALKDTPGITGAEENHARTIQSTAETTQPKDPLFAKQWSLIDRGVPEAWNEGATGQGITIAIVDTGVALEHPDLRGNLVPGYNSITGSEAEGAAQDTNGHGTQVAGIAAAERNGLGIVGVAYQAKIMPIKAIGSKGVGFDDAIAEGIIWAADHGAQIINLSLGSENGPVDSEILRQSVTYAYNKGCLLIAASGNYDPEAQANPGVSYPASDPRVLAITATDKEGKVTSYSATGSEVDLAAPGDSIPTSGWSRAEGSGYTYASGTSLATPFVSGEAALIWGQHPEWSRDQVVQALLQGTKDLGSPGRDDRYGYGLIDVKLALNLTTQTMDTQPSPAVIDASGGIIQTAEGSTRIDLTIPSQAFTQSVNVTLKALAAPADLPKGAAFLTPAFQVDWGNAVPEKMLSLKWSDPLLKGDFSGSLYRWNGSRWISLGGEISDGEARLGLYGPGIYAIGTAQTSGEQSRRFAGVTAEGTAIQISKETFTTGADTVILAQVNQFPDALAGAPLAYKLQAPILLSPNSGLTEDIRAELKRLAPKTVYLLGGTAALSAQIESELRQTYDVKRLFGYTAEGTARAIAQELGTKGKAVVASVRYFQDALVISSWAARQGIPILLTEPQAISAETQTALQDFMVTESLVIGGTAVVGANVMEQLPFPRRIGGITAYDTAAAVLETYPPTSSRAEIATGENFPDALTGAVRAAFYGSRVVLVPTQSEIPTSLALLLKSWQETEVEALGGVSALPEKVVQTVQAWVQ from the coding sequence ATGCTGCATAATTTGTCGAATAAACATATGAACGGGTTCAGATCGACATCAGACGTAAGGAAAGGCGTGAAAAAGATGTTTATGCGCCGGTTTTATCGAAGCAAGTTAACGCTGTTATCATTAGGAATTGTGGGATTAATGCTCCTAAACTTAGGGGCAGCCCCAATTCACGCAATGTCTGAGCATCCCAAGGCCTCCCAAGGCATAACAGGCCAAAGCCCATCTGATCCGCATCAAGTCGTCATCTCGCTCGCGCCGGGGGCAAATCTCGAACAGGCGGCAAAGGATGTTAGTGCCAAGATTATCCGCCGGGGTCCCTTGAATTTTGCCACGTTGGAAGTGACGGAAACGAGCAATCTACAAGACGTCATAGAAGCATTGAAAGATACTCCCGGGATCACAGGTGCGGAAGAAAATCATGCCCGCACCATCCAGAGTACGGCAGAAACAACCCAGCCCAAGGACCCGCTCTTTGCGAAACAATGGTCATTGATCGATAGGGGGGTACCGGAAGCCTGGAACGAGGGAGCAACGGGTCAGGGCATAACCATTGCCATCGTTGACACAGGGGTCGCTCTTGAACATCCGGATTTAAGAGGAAATCTGGTTCCCGGATATAACTCTATCACAGGAAGTGAAGCAGAGGGGGCCGCTCAGGACACCAATGGGCATGGCACCCAGGTTGCCGGAATCGCGGCTGCTGAACGTAACGGCCTGGGGATCGTCGGAGTGGCCTATCAAGCGAAGATCATGCCAATTAAGGCTATCGGTTCTAAAGGAGTAGGGTTTGATGATGCCATAGCTGAGGGAATTATCTGGGCGGCAGATCACGGAGCGCAAATAATTAACTTAAGTCTTGGTTCGGAAAATGGTCCGGTTGACTCGGAAATCTTAAGGCAGTCGGTGACCTATGCCTATAATAAAGGGTGCTTATTGATCGCGGCCAGCGGGAATTATGACCCCGAGGCCCAAGCAAACCCCGGGGTGAGCTACCCGGCTTCCGACCCTCGTGTGCTGGCGATTACCGCCACAGATAAAGAAGGTAAGGTAACAAGCTACTCGGCCACAGGCTCAGAAGTGGATCTGGCTGCCCCGGGAGATTCTATCCCGACTTCCGGATGGAGCAGAGCAGAGGGATCGGGTTACACTTACGCGAGCGGGACGTCTCTTGCGACTCCCTTTGTCTCAGGGGAAGCCGCCTTGATTTGGGGTCAACACCCGGAATGGTCGAGAGATCAAGTGGTACAAGCTCTTTTGCAAGGGACGAAGGATTTAGGTTCTCCGGGACGGGACGACCGGTATGGTTATGGTCTGATTGATGTTAAGCTGGCCTTAAATCTCACCACTCAAACTATGGATACACAGCCCTCCCCAGCGGTCATCGATGCTTCGGGAGGAATTATCCAAACAGCGGAAGGATCGACCCGGATTGATTTGACCATTCCTTCACAGGCCTTTACGCAATCAGTGAATGTCACATTAAAAGCTCTGGCTGCCCCAGCTGATTTGCCAAAGGGGGCCGCGTTTTTAACCCCAGCCTTTCAGGTTGACTGGGGAAATGCCGTACCCGAGAAGATGCTCTCCCTAAAATGGAGCGACCCCCTGCTTAAAGGAGATTTTAGCGGGAGTCTTTATCGCTGGAACGGTTCGCGCTGGATCTCCTTAGGTGGAGAAATCAGCGATGGTGAAGCGAGGCTTGGCCTCTATGGGCCGGGAATTTATGCTATTGGAACAGCCCAGACCAGCGGAGAGCAGAGCCGGCGCTTCGCAGGAGTGACAGCGGAGGGGACAGCTATTCAAATTTCCAAGGAGACCTTTACTACTGGAGCAGATACTGTTATCCTGGCACAGGTCAATCAATTTCCGGATGCCTTGGCCGGAGCACCGCTCGCTTATAAATTGCAAGCACCGATCCTGCTCTCTCCAAACTCCGGGCTTACAGAGGATATTCGGGCAGAACTAAAACGACTGGCACCCAAGACCGTCTATCTCCTGGGAGGCACAGCCGCTTTGTCTGCACAGATCGAAAGTGAACTCCGACAAACTTATGATGTAAAACGCCTCTTCGGTTATACTGCAGAAGGAACCGCCCGGGCGATAGCTCAAGAACTAGGGACCAAGGGAAAGGCTGTGGTTGCCAGTGTACGTTACTTTCAAGACGCTTTAGTGATTTCTTCATGGGCAGCAAGGCAAGGGATACCGATCCTGCTTACAGAGCCCCAGGCAATATCTGCGGAGACACAAACCGCTTTACAAGACTTCATGGTCACCGAGTCTTTAGTGATTGGAGGAACAGCGGTGGTTGGGGCGAACGTCATGGAGCAGCTTCCGTTCCCCAGGCGTATCGGCGGAATCACCGCTTATGACACGGCAGCGGCTGTCTTAGAAACCTATCCTCCCACAAGTTCCAGGGCGGAAATTGCGACGGGAGAGAACTTCCCGGATGCCTTAACAGGAGCGGTACGGGCAGCCTTTTATGGATCGAGAGTGGTCTTAGTCCCCACTCAGTCAGAGATTCCGACCAGTTTAGCCCTTCTCCTGAAGTCCTGGCAGGAAACGGAAGTAGAAGCCTTAGGCGGGGTCTCAGCTTTGCCGGAAAAGGTTGTTCAAACGGTACAAGCTTGGGTTCAGTAG
- a CDS encoding cell wall-binding repeat-containing protein: protein MNFITKKVLSIFFSLMILLSLAPLLPLQVKAAPAESVTDRIYGNTLYDTAVEISKRGWDFAPVAVLATGRNFPDALTGTVLARKVNGPLLLTESNRLNPEVAAELKRLGTQEVYLLGGEVALNVGVENSLKDLGILPRRLSGWDQYGTAAEIARAAAPNSDEAFLVNGELFPDALSISSYAAAQGIPVLLTRSDSLPPETAKALADLGVSEVTLIGGKAVIKDSIEDQLGKLPQPVKVAARYAGYDQYETNTEVLNHLSFATSKVYVATGENFPDALAGAALAGKSNTPILLIPNSALGKSTTAYLNERRASGAAFTIFGGWGVISYKMESVIRTGAVQPWVSLQYTQGGYGGTNGMLNQVMSIPSPATDYADIIAPSWYYLDDTADGNVVGGWDATPDNYSKFTANVQSRNLKVLPVIQSSWSTPDTVDKVMATETARAKLIGQIKDRINSIKADGIVIDFELMNTKTGPYLTQFMKELYAELHPLNKLVIQAVMPRTGNEEWLEEFDYAGLVQHVDYLHIMTYDYSHGVPGPIAPLDWSSRVLKYAKDQGVDMRKVLFGLPYYGVDWTAKGTPDAPSYSRVARGLHTLYGTTSDTDITGMMEVIAKYNSTVQRDASQIPYFSYTDADGASHTVYYDDAQSWNAKMSLLSQYGLGGVGAWSLYWTIHPESSGAIFPVLKQHLR from the coding sequence ATGAATTTTATCACAAAAAAGGTCCTTAGTATTTTCTTTAGTTTAATGATTCTCTTAAGTCTGGCACCCCTGCTTCCCCTTCAGGTGAAAGCTGCCCCTGCCGAATCGGTCACTGATCGAATTTACGGGAATACCTTATATGATACGGCTGTGGAAATTTCTAAAAGGGGGTGGGATTTTGCCCCTGTTGCTGTCCTGGCGACCGGAAGGAATTTTCCGGATGCCTTGACCGGAACCGTACTCGCTCGCAAAGTGAATGGACCCTTACTTCTCACAGAATCGAATCGGTTGAATCCCGAAGTGGCCGCAGAGCTTAAACGTCTTGGCACGCAAGAAGTCTATCTGCTCGGCGGAGAAGTCGCTTTGAACGTCGGGGTTGAAAACTCTCTCAAAGACTTAGGGATCTTGCCCAGACGTCTCTCAGGCTGGGATCAGTACGGAACCGCTGCGGAGATTGCCCGTGCAGCCGCTCCAAATTCTGATGAAGCCTTTTTAGTCAATGGGGAATTGTTTCCGGATGCTTTAAGTATCTCCTCCTATGCCGCTGCTCAAGGGATTCCTGTCCTGCTCACACGTTCGGATTCACTGCCGCCGGAAACGGCTAAGGCACTGGCTGATCTGGGGGTTTCGGAAGTGACGCTGATCGGTGGTAAGGCTGTGATTAAGGACAGCATCGAAGACCAGCTAGGCAAGCTCCCTCAGCCCGTCAAAGTCGCCGCCCGTTATGCCGGTTATGATCAGTATGAAACGAACACGGAAGTGTTAAATCATTTATCCTTTGCTACCTCCAAAGTTTATGTAGCAACCGGGGAAAATTTCCCGGATGCCTTAGCGGGAGCCGCTCTGGCCGGGAAAAGCAATACCCCGATCCTCTTAATTCCCAATTCCGCTTTAGGTAAATCGACGACTGCTTATCTTAATGAACGCCGGGCTTCCGGCGCCGCCTTTACGATTTTCGGGGGCTGGGGGGTTATTAGTTATAAGATGGAAAGCGTCATCCGCACGGGTGCCGTCCAACCGTGGGTTTCCCTTCAATATACCCAGGGGGGTTATGGCGGCACGAATGGAATGCTCAATCAGGTTATGTCAATCCCCTCCCCTGCCACGGATTATGCGGATATCATCGCCCCAAGCTGGTATTATCTTGATGATACCGCCGATGGAAACGTGGTGGGAGGATGGGATGCAACGCCGGACAATTACTCCAAGTTTACGGCTAATGTTCAGTCCCGCAACTTAAAAGTCCTTCCCGTCATACAGTCTTCTTGGAGCACTCCTGATACAGTGGATAAGGTCATGGCTACTGAAACCGCCCGGGCTAAGTTAATAGGCCAGATCAAGGATCGGATTAACAGCATCAAGGCCGATGGAATTGTGATCGATTTTGAATTAATGAATACCAAAACCGGGCCTTATCTAACCCAGTTCATGAAAGAGCTTTACGCTGAACTTCACCCCTTGAATAAGCTGGTGATTCAAGCCGTCATGCCTCGAACGGGTAATGAGGAATGGCTCGAAGAGTTTGACTACGCCGGACTTGTTCAACATGTTGACTACCTGCACATTATGACTTATGACTATAGTCACGGGGTGCCTGGGCCGATCGCACCGCTGGATTGGAGCAGCCGGGTCCTGAAATACGCCAAAGATCAAGGGGTTGACATGCGTAAGGTCCTTTTCGGGCTTCCCTACTATGGGGTCGACTGGACCGCTAAGGGAACCCCTGATGCTCCCTCCTATAGCCGTGTCGCCCGCGGGCTTCACACTCTCTATGGTACGACTTCGGATACGGATATAACCGGAATGATGGAAGTTATAGCAAAGTATAACAGCACCGTCCAACGAGATGCTTCACAGATCCCTTATTTTAGTTACACTGATGCCGATGGCGCTTCACATACTGTTTACTATGATGATGCCCAAAGCTGGAATGCCAAAATGAGCCTGCTCAGCCAATACGGTCTGGGCGGTGTGGGAGCCTGGTCCCTCTACTGGACGATCCACCCGGAAAGCTCCGGTGCGATCTTCCCGGTCCTAAAGCAGCATCTGCGCTAG
- a CDS encoding Uma2 family endonuclease: protein MKFLEIFAAPFDLRLSDGEAADEDVTNVCQPDLVVICDKSQLKGTGYFGIPDLVIEIISPSTAKTDRLLKFNMYEKFGVKEYWIVEPDTKLVSVFILQENARYGRPELYSETAVVKVSIFPDLVVNLSTVFEF from the coding sequence GTGAAGTTTCTTGAAATATTTGCTGCACCCTTTGATTTACGACTCTCAGATGGGGAAGCAGCGGATGAAGATGTTACCAATGTCTGTCAACCAGATTTAGTGGTCATTTGCGATAAGAGTCAATTAAAGGGAACGGGCTATTTTGGAATACCTGATTTGGTTATCGAAATAATATCCCCCTCTACAGCCAAGACCGACAGACTCTTAAAATTTAATATGTACGAGAAATTTGGAGTGAAAGAGTATTGGATAGTAGAGCCTGACACGAAGCTTGTAAGTGTATTCATATTGCAGGAAAATGCACGATATGGAAGACCCGAACTGTATAGCGAAACGGCCGTGGTCAAGGTGTCGATTTTCCCGGACCTTGTCGTCAATTTGAGTACGGTTTTTGAGTTTTAG
- a CDS encoding EamA family transporter, which yields MLILLTIFNSVLMVTGQTLWKLGATGKDIHSLSQLLRLFLSPYVISGLFVYAFASVLWIYILNKGELSYVYPIQSTAFIFALIIGTTIFKEQLTPTKIVGVLVICLGIIIITRK from the coding sequence TTGTTAATATTGCTGACAATTTTTAATTCAGTTCTCATGGTAACGGGGCAAACCCTTTGGAAGTTAGGGGCAACCGGAAAAGACATCCATAGTCTCAGTCAACTCTTACGCCTTTTTTTAAGCCCTTATGTGATTTCAGGCCTCTTTGTGTATGCCTTTGCTTCCGTGCTTTGGATTTATATTTTAAATAAAGGCGAGTTAAGCTATGTTTATCCAATTCAGAGTACCGCCTTTATTTTTGCCCTTATTATAGGGACAACGATTTTTAAAGAGCAGCTGACACCCACGAAAATCGTCGGGGTGTTAGTGATTTGCCTTGGGATCATTATTATCACACGAAAGTAG
- a CDS encoding GNAT family N-acetyltransferase: MWKAVKYLPKNLLETIEMTREYYGDSWVSDSNFLKWQYEANPAGPAVIQLARDIETNQVAGQNVVIPMRFKTPDDPINGTLCLNILTREAYCGQGIFTGLAEPVYQDCVKQGLEFCYAFPNPNSYPGFIRKLGFTDIGSVPLLLRPLNPKALVRKKLGSVLASLALPLHPLFGVKDQPDDRYEVYPLMESDLSEFDGFWIKIQHKYPLMGIRDADYIRWRYFDIPLRDYQLYGVRRKGGSPLLGYIVGRCTEVAEMDSGMIVDFLVDPSHPDAGNALVTRLLRFFVDQKMELAGSLMLPHTGEFAILKAQRFFTCPKFLEPQPFRVIYRRFTPLKGDTKDGDTKDDPFLQLNQWFLTMGDYDVI, encoded by the coding sequence ATGTGGAAAGCGGTTAAATACCTGCCGAAAAATCTCCTTGAAACCATCGAAATGACGAGGGAGTATTACGGGGATTCCTGGGTATCCGATTCAAACTTCTTAAAATGGCAGTATGAAGCAAACCCGGCCGGGCCTGCAGTCATCCAATTAGCGCGGGATATTGAAACCAATCAGGTGGCCGGTCAAAATGTTGTGATTCCCATGCGCTTTAAAACCCCCGATGATCCAATCAACGGTACCCTTTGCTTAAACATTCTTACACGGGAAGCTTATTGTGGGCAAGGGATTTTCACGGGCTTGGCTGAACCCGTTTATCAGGACTGTGTTAAGCAAGGATTGGAGTTTTGCTATGCCTTTCCCAATCCCAATTCCTACCCTGGATTCATCCGGAAGCTTGGATTCACGGACATAGGAAGCGTCCCCCTCTTACTCCGCCCCTTAAACCCTAAAGCCCTGGTCCGGAAAAAGCTGGGCTCAGTGCTTGCTTCTCTGGCGTTGCCGCTTCATCCCCTTTTCGGAGTGAAGGATCAGCCGGATGACCGCTACGAGGTCTACCCGCTCATGGAATCGGATCTCTCCGAGTTTGATGGCTTCTGGATTAAAATACAACACAAGTATCCCCTTATGGGCATTCGGGATGCCGACTATATCCGCTGGCGGTATTTTGACATTCCCCTTCGGGACTATCAACTCTATGGGGTCCGCCGGAAGGGCGGCTCCCCACTTCTCGGTTACATCGTGGGACGCTGTACGGAAGTGGCCGAAATGGATTCGGGGATGATCGTGGACTTTTTAGTGGACCCCAGCCATCCGGACGCAGGAAATGCATTGGTAACCCGTCTTCTTCGCTTCTTTGTCGATCAAAAGATGGAATTAGCCGGTTCACTGATGCTGCCTCATACTGGGGAGTTTGCTATTCTCAAAGCCCAGCGATTTTTCACCTGTCCCAAATTCCTGGAACCCCAGCCCTTCCGGGTTATTTACCGCAGGTTTACTCCCCTTAAAGGGGATACGAAGGATGGAGATACGAAAGATGATCCCTTTCTCCAGCTAAATCAGTGGTTTTTGACGATGGGGGATTATGATGTTATTTAG
- a CDS encoding XrtA system polysaccharide deacetylase, with amino-acid sequence MKNILTIDLEEWFHANYHDDVFDNQKTYEVRILQNTERLLTLFNEHKAKATFFVLGYVAEKHPRLIRDILAAGHEIASHGYAHQLLYQQTPEEFKEDVRQAKKRVEDIVGTSVKGYRAPSWSITPRSLWAWEILQELGFKYDASVFPIETFLYGLPTAPRFSFHPEYNGKILDLLEVPSSTVRFLTKNIPFAGGFYFRALPYPVIAQCIKAVNKEGHPAIVYLHPREIDPEQPRLALSKKESFIHYYGVSRCEQKLIRVLKRFEFTSIEEYFKL; translated from the coding sequence ATGAAAAATATATTGACAATTGACTTAGAAGAATGGTTTCACGCCAATTATCATGACGATGTTTTTGATAACCAAAAAACCTATGAAGTACGCATACTTCAGAATACGGAACGACTATTAACCCTCTTTAACGAACATAAAGCCAAGGCCACCTTCTTTGTCTTAGGCTATGTCGCCGAAAAGCATCCCCGGTTAATCCGGGATATTTTAGCTGCCGGACACGAGATCGCCTCCCATGGGTATGCCCATCAACTCCTTTACCAACAAACACCGGAGGAATTTAAAGAAGACGTACGCCAAGCTAAGAAACGGGTTGAAGATATTGTCGGCACAAGCGTTAAGGGATACCGCGCCCCTTCCTGGTCCATCACTCCCAGATCCCTCTGGGCCTGGGAGATCCTGCAAGAGCTGGGCTTTAAGTACGATGCCAGCGTCTTTCCTATTGAGACCTTTCTTTACGGCCTGCCCACCGCTCCGCGCTTTTCCTTTCACCCCGAATACAATGGTAAAATACTCGACCTTCTTGAAGTCCCTTCCTCGACAGTGCGATTTCTGACTAAAAATATTCCCTTCGCCGGAGGCTTCTACTTCCGGGCCCTTCCCTATCCCGTGATCGCCCAGTGCATCAAAGCTGTTAACAAAGAGGGGCATCCCGCGATTGTTTATCTGCACCCTCGTGAGATCGACCCGGAACAGCCCCGGCTGGCCCTGAGTAAGAAGGAAAGCTTTATTCATTATTATGGGGTTAGCAGGTGTGAGCAGAAATTGATACGTGTATTGAAGAGGTTTGAGTTTACTTCGATTGAGGAGTATTTTAAGCTCTAA